The following are encoded together in the Drosophila sechellia strain sech25 chromosome 3R, ASM438219v1, whole genome shotgun sequence genome:
- the LOC6613829 gene encoding uncharacterized protein LOC6613829 has protein sequence MPKKVITRRQRKAAESRLKATKEASQEDGLIILENILVPPMSTNLISSEETYLKKKDIDMSQTTLDGKNEKAKSPSSQQSIKESEKNIQLCDALQKIRLTSHKKTFLSEVRKKAFEAEQFRNTTSSGYDKDNKFIALLPRNTNKGANKTPSSGVPLMSKFCDQIKSHFNSVLPTRNLVGSKSQIPIKNEPEHGADGNSMPRKVFSSSQNEVKTDGDNYPKINSFKPSELARHPRPPIRIFGLTGFFVVTGNNAQLSFHIGQLAIRGVYVQSCIHLQPELMDTVEEQLSKLAMDRKIILNKMKNKHATLAQRRARQETRQGKN, from the coding sequence atgccaaaaaagGTGATCACAAGGCGTCAACGCAAAGCTGCAGAGTCCCGGCTAAAGGCCACAAAGGAAGCAAGTCAGGAGGATGGTCTCATAATCTTAGAGAACATACTGGTTCCCCCAATGTCGACTAATTTAATTAGCTCAGAAGAAACATACTTAAAGAAGAAAGATATAGATATGTCTCAGACGACTTTAGATGGAAAGAACGAGAAGGCCAAATCTCCGTCTTCGCAACAGTCAATCAAAGAATCCGAAAAGAACATTCAGCTGTGTGATGCTCTGCAAAAAATTCGACTAACTAGTCACAAGAAAACCTTCTTGTCGGAGGTAAGAAAGAAGGCTTTTGAGGCGGAACAATTCCGAAATACCACTTCATCCggatatgataaggacaataaaTTCATTGCACTGCTTCCAAGGAACACCAATAAAGGGGCCAATAAAACTCCAAGCTCCGGCGTGCCATTGATGTCCAAATTTTGCGACCAAATTAAGTCGCATTTCAACTCCGTCTTGCCGACACGAAACCTAGTCGGTTCAAAATCCCAAATTCCGATTAAAAATGAACCTGAGCACGGTGCAGATGGCAACAGCATGCCACGAAAAGTTTTCAGTAGCTCGCAGAATGAAGTTAAAACTGATGGAGACAACTACCCCAAAATCAATAGCTTCAAGCCTTCTGAGCTAGCTAGGCATCCAAGACCACCTATTAGGATTTTTGGCTTGACAGGCTTCTTTGTCGTAACTGGCAACAATGCTCAGTTGTCTTTTCACATCGGCCAACTTGCGATCAGAGGCGTTTATGTCCAATCATGTATACATCTGCAACCCGAATTGATGGATACGGTGGAGGAACAGCTCTCTAAACTCGCTATGGACCGCAAAATAATCCTCAACAAAATGAAGAACAAGCATGCAACACTTGCACAACGACGAGCTCGGCAAGAGACGCGGCAGGgtaaaaattaa